In Nostoc sp. CENA543, a single genomic region encodes these proteins:
- a CDS encoding serine/threonine-protein kinase has protein sequence MICCLNPDCPNPQNSDGKKSCQSCGTPLVPLLRNRFRVIRMLSDEGGFGRTYLSEDTDKLNEHCVIKQLAPKFQGTWSQKKAVELFAQEAKRLQELGEHPQIPTLLAYFEQDNCLYLVQQFINGQNLLKELKQRKSYRPGEIQAILLDIIPVLKFIHDRGVIHRDIKPENIIRCRSDGRLNLIDFGSSKQLTAKVQNFGTSIGSHGYSPLEQIRDGKAYAASDLFALGATCFHLLTGVSPFQLWMEHGYGWVTHWRQYLHRPLSPDLDFVLDKLLQKDLKDRYQTADEVLKDITPKEPLALPAAGQSSGKIPSTQVHKTPTPRLSILSGLVRIGVLVSAFILLFGFSESWYYQYRRIYSSLSAKLMPHQQNSPSGEAFLVQPQKPISQEVVLANTLPAHKNSVSSVAVSPDGKIIASSGGDRTIKLWNLTTGAEIATLKGHSATVNAVVISPDGKTLVSGSDDNTIRVWNLKTHQMSKAIAAHSDAIHALAISPDGRTLVSGSDDKTIKVWNLNSGRLITTLRGHRFWVRSVAISADGETIASGSFDKTIKVWNLAEESLIRTFGGKGETVTAIAFSPDGKILASASRDRTIKLWNLQAGTRLRTLKGSTETVTAVAFSPDGKILASAGRDQTIKLWNLETGDEISTLEGHENTVTSVAFTPDGQSLVSGSEDNTIRIWRVNQ, from the coding sequence ATGATCTGCTGCTTAAATCCAGACTGTCCAAACCCTCAGAACTCTGATGGTAAAAAGTCATGCCAAAGTTGTGGTACTCCCTTAGTACCATTGTTAAGAAATCGCTTTCGTGTGATCCGAATGTTGTCGGATGAAGGCGGTTTTGGTAGAACTTATCTATCAGAAGATACTGATAAATTGAATGAACATTGTGTCATCAAACAATTAGCACCAAAGTTTCAAGGAACTTGGTCACAAAAAAAGGCGGTAGAATTATTTGCCCAAGAAGCCAAACGTTTACAAGAATTAGGGGAACATCCCCAAATTCCGACGCTGTTGGCTTATTTTGAACAAGATAACTGTTTGTATTTAGTGCAGCAGTTTATCAATGGACAGAATTTGTTAAAGGAATTAAAGCAACGCAAAAGCTATAGACCAGGTGAAATTCAAGCGATTTTACTTGATATCATACCTGTGCTGAAATTTATTCACGATCGCGGTGTTATTCACCGTGATATTAAACCAGAAAATATTATCCGTTGTCGCAGTGACGGACGATTAAATTTGATTGATTTTGGTTCTTCCAAACAGTTAACGGCGAAGGTACAGAATTTCGGCACATCAATCGGTTCACATGGTTACTCACCCCTAGAACAAATTCGCGATGGGAAGGCTTATGCTGCCAGTGATTTGTTTGCTTTAGGGGCTACTTGTTTTCATTTATTAACTGGAGTTTCGCCGTTCCAATTGTGGATGGAACACGGCTATGGTTGGGTAACACATTGGCGACAATATTTGCACCGTCCCCTCAGTCCAGATTTAGATTTTGTGTTGGACAAGCTGTTGCAAAAAGACCTCAAAGACCGTTACCAAACAGCCGATGAAGTCCTCAAAGATATTACACCCAAAGAACCCCTTGCCCTGCCTGCTGCCGGACAATCTTCAGGAAAAATTCCCAGCACTCAAGTACATAAAACACCAACACCGCGTTTATCAATTTTGTCTGGGTTAGTTCGCATTGGGGTTTTAGTATCCGCTTTTATTTTGCTATTTGGGTTTAGTGAGTCTTGGTATTACCAATATCGCCGCATTTATAGCAGTTTATCTGCAAAACTCATGCCCCACCAGCAAAATTCTCCATCGGGGGAAGCGTTTTTAGTGCAGCCACAAAAGCCGATTTCGCAAGAAGTGGTGTTAGCTAATACCCTCCCAGCACATAAAAATTCAGTGTCTTCAGTTGCGGTGAGTCCCGATGGTAAAATCATTGCTAGTAGTGGAGGCGATCGCACGATTAAACTGTGGAATCTGACAACAGGTGCAGAAATCGCTACCCTCAAAGGACATTCAGCTACAGTCAATGCAGTTGTAATCAGTCCTGATGGTAAAACTTTAGTCAGTGGTAGTGACGACAACACCATCAGAGTTTGGAATCTGAAAACCCATCAGATGAGCAAAGCCATAGCAGCCCATAGCGATGCTATTCACGCCTTAGCTATCAGTCCCGATGGTAGAACTTTGGTAAGCGGGAGTGACGACAAAACGATCAAAGTTTGGAATTTAAACAGTGGTAGATTAATCACTACACTCAGAGGTCATAGATTTTGGGTGAGATCAGTAGCGATTAGTGCCGATGGTGAGACTATTGCTAGCGGTAGTTTTGATAAAACCATTAAAGTCTGGAATTTAGCTGAGGAATCGCTGATTCGCACCTTTGGCGGCAAAGGTGAAACAGTCACAGCGATCGCCTTTAGTCCTGATGGTAAAATTCTTGCTAGTGCTAGCCGCGATCGCACAATTAAATTGTGGAATTTACAAGCTGGTACAAGACTCCGCACCCTCAAAGGCAGTACAGAAACAGTCACAGCAGTTGCCTTTAGTCCTGATGGTAAAATTCTCGCTAGTGCTGGACGTGACCAAACTATCAAACTCTGGAACTTAGAAACCGGCGATGAAATTAGTACGCTGGAAGGACATGAAAACACGGTGACATCGGTAGCTTTTACACCAGATGGTCAAAGTTTAGTCAGTGGTAGTGAAGATAATACTATTAGGATTTGGCGAGTTAATCAGTAG
- a CDS encoding aldehyde dehydrogenase, which translates to MITVAKSNIPEILQKQRNFFQTGKTKDIDFRLEQLKKLKELVTNEQPLIIKALKADLHKPEFEVYATEISAVKEISYAIKHLKSWAKPKKADVPSEFFPYSAKIYPEPLGNLLIIGPWNYPFQLVISPLVGAIAAGNCAIVKPSELAPHTSNLLAQLVSKYFPPEFITIVEGGVETSQELLQEKFDHILFTGGTAIGKIVMAAAAKHLTPVTLELGGKSPCIVDTEINLEYTAKRIVWGKFLNCGQTCIAPDYLLVNRQIKQDLIAALQKNIKEFYGDRPENSPDYGRIINKRHFERLTQLLNHGEIILGGDTNPEQLYISPTLIDHVSLDAPVMQEEIFGPILPILEYTDITEAIALINSRPKPLALYLFSQNKQLQTRILQETSSGGVCLNDTIMQVGVSSLPFGGVGDSGIGSYHGKTSFDTFSHYKSVLKNSFWLDLNWRYAPYKDKLSLLKRIIK; encoded by the coding sequence ATGATTACAGTTGCAAAATCTAACATTCCAGAAATTTTACAAAAACAGAGAAATTTCTTCCAAACTGGTAAAACTAAAGATATCGATTTTCGCCTAGAACAATTAAAAAAGCTCAAGGAATTAGTTACCAATGAGCAACCATTAATTATCAAGGCTTTAAAAGCCGATTTACACAAACCAGAGTTTGAAGTCTACGCTACAGAAATTAGTGCAGTTAAAGAAATTAGCTATGCTATCAAACATCTCAAAAGTTGGGCTAAACCTAAAAAGGCAGATGTACCTTCGGAATTTTTTCCTTACTCCGCTAAAATCTATCCAGAACCCCTGGGAAATCTGTTAATTATCGGCCCTTGGAACTATCCTTTTCAATTAGTTATTTCTCCCTTAGTAGGTGCGATCGCGGCTGGTAATTGTGCTATTGTTAAACCTTCAGAACTTGCGCCGCACACATCTAATTTATTAGCGCAATTAGTTAGTAAATATTTTCCCCCAGAGTTTATCACCATAGTAGAAGGTGGTGTAGAAACTAGTCAGGAATTACTCCAAGAAAAGTTTGATCACATCTTATTTACTGGCGGTACAGCCATCGGTAAAATTGTCATGGCAGCAGCCGCAAAACATCTTACTCCGGTGACTTTAGAATTAGGTGGCAAAAGTCCCTGCATTGTCGATACTGAAATTAATCTTGAATATACAGCCAAAAGAATTGTTTGGGGTAAATTTCTCAATTGTGGACAGACTTGTATTGCTCCTGATTATCTGTTAGTAAATCGCCAAATCAAGCAGGATTTAATTGCAGCTTTGCAAAAAAACATCAAAGAATTTTATGGCGATCGCCCAGAAAACAGTCCCGATTATGGCAGAATTATTAACAAAAGACATTTTGAACGATTGACGCAGTTACTCAATCACGGTGAAATCATCCTGGGTGGTGATACCAATCCTGAGCAATTATATATCTCACCCACATTAATTGATCATGTCTCTCTGGATGCTCCTGTGATGCAAGAGGAGATATTTGGGCCGATTTTACCCATCTTAGAATACACAGACATTACAGAAGCGATCGCTCTCATCAATTCTCGACCAAAACCCCTGGCTTTATACCTATTTTCCCAAAACAAGCAATTGCAAACACGCATTTTGCAGGAAACCTCATCCGGTGGTGTCTGTCTAAATGACACCATTATGCAAGTCGGTGTTTCATCATTACCCTTTGGTGGTGTTGGTGATAGTGGTATTGGTAGTTATCACGGTAAAACCAGTTTCGACACTTTCTCACATTACAAAAGTGTTTTAAAAAATTCCTTCTGGTTAGACTTAAACTGGCGATACGCACCATACAAAGATAAATTATCTTTACTCAAGCGAATTATTAAGTAG
- a CDS encoding hybrid sensor histidine kinase/response regulator — protein sequence MSSHTSRSGKILVVDDSPDNVFLIKTILEEEGYTIATAENGYSALAQLQASPCDLVLLDLMMPGIDGYEVTRRIRGEMQLQQYIPILLITAHDAPNVAQGLDLGADDFIRKPVTVDELLARVRSLLRLKHSMDERDEIARQREDFVSRLTHDLRTPLVAADRMLTLFEQGALGTLSPQMQEAIVIMGRSNSNLLSMVNTLLEVYRFEAGRKTLAFQPVKLSQLLQEVAGELTTLAQAKNLSIHLEFDDTENSTTVTGDRLELHRLFTNLIGNAIKFTESGSVTIRLKSSPYDSKYINIEIADTGRGISPTEQATLFERFRQGSHKISGSGLGLYLSRRIVEAHHGNIVVNSELGKGSVFIVSLAKG from the coding sequence ATGAGTTCACATACTTCGCGCTCTGGCAAAATTTTAGTAGTCGATGACTCTCCTGATAATGTGTTTCTCATTAAAACCATTTTGGAGGAAGAAGGCTATACCATCGCTACAGCAGAAAACGGTTATTCCGCACTAGCACAACTGCAAGCATCTCCTTGTGACTTGGTACTGCTAGATTTAATGATGCCAGGAATAGATGGTTATGAAGTCACTAGGCGCATTCGTGGGGAAATGCAATTACAGCAATATATCCCCATACTCTTAATTACCGCCCATGATGCACCGAATGTAGCCCAAGGATTAGATTTGGGTGCTGATGATTTTATCCGCAAACCTGTGACGGTGGATGAATTATTAGCCAGAGTGCGATCGCTGTTACGGTTAAAGCATAGTATGGATGAACGGGATGAAATCGCCCGTCAGCGAGAGGATTTTGTCTCTCGTCTCACCCATGATTTACGCACTCCCCTAGTAGCAGCTGACAGAATGTTGACGCTATTTGAACAAGGCGCGCTTGGTACATTATCACCACAAATGCAAGAAGCGATTGTCATTATGGGGCGTAGCAATAGTAATTTGCTATCGATGGTGAATACTTTATTAGAAGTTTATCGCTTTGAAGCTGGGCGAAAAACCTTGGCGTTTCAACCAGTGAAATTAAGTCAATTACTCCAAGAAGTAGCGGGGGAACTCACAACTCTAGCCCAAGCCAAAAATTTAAGCATCCATCTAGAGTTTGATGATACAGAAAATTCTACCACCGTGACAGGCGATCGCTTGGAATTACATCGTCTATTTACCAACCTCATCGGTAACGCCATCAAGTTTACTGAGTCTGGTTCAGTGACTATCCGCCTGAAATCTTCTCCCTATGACAGTAAATATATAAATATAGAGATAGCAGACACCGGAAGGGGAATTTCACCCACAGAACAAGCCACACTCTTTGAAAGATTCCGCCAAGGTAGTCACAAAATTTCCGGTAGTGGTTTGGGGTTATATCTTTCCCGGCGCATCGTCGAAGCCCATCACGGTAATATAGTTGTCAATTCTGAATTAGGAAAAGGTAGTGTGTTTATTGTCTCTTTAGCGAAGGGATGA